A genomic region of Trifolium pratense cultivar HEN17-A07 linkage group LG3, ARS_RC_1.1, whole genome shotgun sequence contains the following coding sequences:
- the LOC123916289 gene encoding UDP-glucuronate:xylan alpha-glucuronosyltransferase 1-like produces the protein MNMRGTMGHRLPASIEDLYKRKVQRSKTKDVEKPFHLSIQDRSSRCKFSFLKLILVVTISATFVMLLYSPEVYSTRNLSGSGSRWIWGGSDPRYISNIDTDWDDIMKITEKMTGKNEFQGIGLVNFNNTEISNWKRNFHDTTHFVLHLEHAANNVTWESLYPEWIDEEEETEVPVCPSLPSLVSPGTRLNLIAVKLPCRNGDNWSRDVARLHLQLAAAGLATSFKGNYPVYVLFITNCFPIPNLFTCKELIGREGNVWLYRPNLSILREKVQLPVGSCELALPMRGKELVYNGNAPREAYATILHSAHVYVCGAIAAAQSIRMSGSRRDLVILVDETISEYHKSGLEAAGWKVRKIQRIRNPKAEKDAYNEWNYSKFRLWQLTDYDKIIFIDADLLILRNIDFLFGMPEITATGNNATLFNSGVMVVEPSNCTFQLLMDHINEIESYNGGDQGYLNEIFTWWHRIPRHMNFLKHFWIGDEEEKKQMKTMLFGAEPPILYVLHYLGLKPWLCFRDYDCNWNFDIFHEFASDVAHAKWWKVHDAMPELLQQFCLLQSKQKAQLEWDRSQAEIANYTDGHWRIKVKDHRLTKCIDNLCDWKSMLRHWGESNWTDDEFFTPTPPTVATSSLSAL, from the exons ATGAATATGAGAGGAACAATGGGACACCGTTTGCCAGCATCCAT TGAAGATTTATACAAGAGAAAAGTGCAAAGAAGTAAAACAAAAGATGTAGAGAAGCCTTTCCACTTATCTATCCAAGATAGGAGCTCAAGATGcaagttttcttttttaaaacttATCTTAGTGGTAACCATTTCTGCCACTTTTGTAATGCTCCTATACTCTCCAGAAGTTTACAGTACCAGAAATTTATCAGGCTCTGGCTCAAG GTGGATATGGGGTGGCTCAGATCCTCGGTACATTTCAAATATAGATACTGATTGGGATGATATAATGAAAATAACAGAGAAAATGACAGGAAAGAATGAATTTCAAGGCATCGGACTTGTAAATTTCAACAACACTGAGATTTCTAACTGGAAGCGTAATTTTCATGATACCACACATTTTGTTCTACATCTGGAGCATGCTGCAAACAACGTTACATGGGAGTCTCTATATCCAGAATGgattgatgaagaagaagaaactgaAGTTCCTGTTTGTCCTTCTCTACCAAGTCTTGTATCTCCTGGTACAAGACTCAATCTCATTGCTGTCAAGCTTCCTTGTAGGAATGGAGACAACTGGTCTAGAGATGTCGCTCGTTTGCACCTGCAGCTTGCAGCTGCTGGACTTGCTACCTCTTTCAAAGGAAATTACCCCGTTTATGTGCTCTTCATTACCAACTGTTTTCCGATACCAAATCTGTTTACCTGCAAAGAACTAATTGGACGTGAAGGAAATGTATGGTTATACAGACCAAACTTGAGTATTTTGAGAGAAAAGGTTCAGCTTCCAGTTGGCTCATGTGAACTTGCACTTCCTATGAGAGGCAAAG AACTGGTTTACAATGGAAATGCTCCAAGAGAAGCCTATGCAACAATTCTGCATTCAGCTCATGTTTATGTCTGTGGAGCCATAGCTGCAGCACAAAGCATCCGAATGTCAGGATCGAGAAGAGACCTTGTAATACTTGTTGATGAGACAATCAGTGAATATCACAAAAGTGGTTTGGAAGCAGCAGGGTGGAAGGTTAGAAAAATCCAGAGGATCAGAAACCCCAAAGCTGAAAAAGATGCTTACAATGAATGGAACTACAGCAAATTCAGGTTATGGCAGTTGACAGATTATGACAAGATAATATTTATTGACGCAGATTTGCTCATACTCAGAAACATAGATTTTCTATTTGGAATGCCAGAAATCACTGCTACCGGTAACAATGCCACGCTTTTCAACTCAGGTGTCATGGTGGTGGAGCCATCAAACTGCACATTTCAGCTCCTGATGGATCATATTAATGAGATTGAGTCCTACAATGGAGGGGACCAAGGGTATTTGAATGAAATATTTACATGGTGGCACAGGATACCAAGACACATGAACTTCTTGAAGCATTTTTGGATTGGTGATGAGGAAGAGAAGAAGCAAATGAAAACCATGTTGTTTGGTGCTGAGCCACCAATTCTTTACGTGCTTCACTATCTAGGTTTGAAGCCATGGTTATGCTTCAGGGACTATGATTGTAACTGGaattttgatatatttcatGAGTTTGCAAGTGATGTAGCACATGCAAAGTGGTGGAAGGTGCATGATGCAATGCCTGAGCTTTTACAGCAGTTTTGTCTGTTGCAGTCAAAGCAGAAGGCACAATTGGAGTGGGATCGGAGCCAAGCTGAAATAGCAAACTACACAGACGGGCATTGGCGAATCAAAGTTAAAGATCACCGCTTGACGAAGTGTATAGATAATCTGTGTGACTGGAAAAGCATGTTGCGGCATTGGGGAGAGAGTAACTGGACAGATGATGAGTTTTTTACTCCAACACCTCCCACAGTTGCCACATCATCTCTTTCTGCGTTATGA
- the LOC123916290 gene encoding probable pectinesterase/pectinesterase inhibitor 51: MTNTHFRKPIQHHHFPIFRSTFFLLTMAATTLSFLFLFFFLLSSSSSHSTPIHHIQQACKATRFPHQCQTTLTSHLHHLPFNPTPLNIIYSSISLSSLNLKIAQSMLDSMLRGSAGNHPHITIAKSCLQVFQYSHHRTSLTVQALSRGRTKDARAFMSAALAYQYNCWSGLKYANDTELVSKTMSFLVSLTNISSNALSMIVSYDLFGNNTDLWRPPRTERDGFWEDSGSGVFGAGPSVPANLTPDVTVCKETGSGCYGTVQEAVDAAPDNVDVGGRRFVIYIKEGVYEERVRVPLRKKNVVFLGDGIGKTVITGSASVGLMVGMTTYNSATVGVAGDGFMAKDLTIENTAGANAHQAVAFRSDSDLSVIENCEFIGNQDTLYAQAMRQFYKSCRIIGNVDFIFGNSASFFKDCKILVQPRQARPKKGENNAITAHGRTDPAQSTGFVFHNCLVNGTEKYMELYYDKPNVHKNYLGRPWKEYSRTVFINSYLEALITPQGWLPWSADVGLNTLYYGEFGNTGPGSNLTNRVSWSSQVPAEHVSTYSVQGFLQGDDWVHRSSY; this comes from the exons ATGACCAACACACATTTCAGAAAACCAATTCAACACCACCATTTCCCAATTTTCAGATCCACCTTCTTCCTCCTCACCATGGCAGCAACAACCCTCTCAttcctcttcctcttcttcttcctcctctcctcctcctcctcccacTCCACCCCCATCCACCACATTCAACAAGCTTGCAAAGCCACACGTTTCCCTCACCAATGTCAAACCACCCTCACCTCCCACCTTCATCACCTTCCCTTCAACCCTACCCCTCTCAACATCATCTATTCCTCAATTTCACTTTCTTCTCTAAACCTCAAAATCGCGCAATCAATGCTCGATTCCATGTTACGCGGTTCCGCAGGTAATCACCCCCACATCACCATCGCGAAAAGCTGTCTTCAAGTTTTTCAATACTCTCATCACCGTACATCTCTCACCGTTCAAGCACTCTCACGTGGTAGAACTAAAGACGCACGTGCTTTCATGAGTGCTGCATTGGCTTATCAGTATAATTGTTGGTCTGGTCTTAAATATGCTAATGATACTGAATTGGTTTCCAAAACGATGTCGTTTCTTGTTTCTCTCACCAATATTTCCAGTAATGCTCTTAGTATGATTGTCTCGTATGATTTATTTGGTAACAATACTGATTTATGGAGGCCTCCGAGAACCGAACGGGATGGATTTTGGGAGGATTCTGGCTCCGGCGTGTTCGGGGCGGGACCGTCTGTACCGGCGAATCTTACGCCGGATGTTACCGTGTGTAAGGAGACGGGTAGTGGGTGTTATGGGACGGTGCAGGAAGCGGTTGATGCCGCGCCTGATAATGTGGATGTTGGTGGAAGGAGATTTgtgatatatataaaagaaggGGTTTATGAAGAGAGGGTTAGGGTTCCGTTAAGAAAGAAGAATGTTGTGTTTTTGGGTGATGGCATTGGGAAGACTGTCATCACTGGCTCGGCTAGTGTCGGATTAATGGTGGGGATGACGACCTATAACTCTGCCACAGTAG GAGTTGCTGGGGATGGATTCATGGCAAAGGATCTGACAATCGAAAACACAGCAGGTGCTAATGCACACCAAGCAGTAGCATTCAGATCAGACAGTGATCTTTCTGTTATTGAGAATTGTGAATTCATAGGAAACCAAGATACTCTATATGCTCAAGCCATGCGTCAGTTTTATAAATCTTGCCGTATTATAGGGAATGTCGATTTCATCTTTGGAAACTCGGCTTCATTCTTCAAAGACTGCAAAATCCTAGTCCAGCCCAGGCAAGCAAGGCCTAAGAAAGGGGAGAACAATGCCATTACTGCACATGGCAGAACAGATCCAGCTCAGTCTACCGGTTTTGTTTTCCACAACTGCTTGGTTAATGGTACTGAGAAGTATATGGAATTGTATTATGACAAGCCTAATGTACACAAGAACTATCTCGGAAGGCCATGGAAGGAGTATTCTAGAACAGTTTTTATTAATTCGTACTTGGAAGCCTTAATCACGCCCCAGGGTTGGTTGCCATGGAGTGCAGATGTTGGACTGAATACACTCTACTACGGGGAATTCGGCAACACTGGACCTGGTTCTAATTTGACCAACAGAGTGTCCTGGAGTAGCCAGGTTCCTGCTGAACATGTGTCCACGTATTCCGTACAGGGTTTCCTTCAAGGAGATGATTGGGTTCATCGTAGCAGTTATTAG